A genomic segment from Gossypium hirsutum isolate 1008001.06 chromosome D04, Gossypium_hirsutum_v2.1, whole genome shotgun sequence encodes:
- the LOC107927524 gene encoding aspartyl protease AED3, with the protein MKTQTFCLVFLFISVAQGLHSKCDTQDHGSTLQVFHIYSQCSPFKPSKPLSWEEDMLSMLAKDQARLQYLSSLVAGKSVVPVASGRQIVQSPTYIVRAKIGTPPQTMLMAMDTSNDAAWIPCNGCIGCSSKVFNTAKSTTFNTLGCHAAQCKQVPNPTCGGSACVFNMTYGSSSIAGNLSRDTVVLATDPIPSYTFGCLQKTTGKSVPQQGLLGLGRGPLSLLSQTQHLYKSTFSYCLPSFRSPNFSGSLRLGPKGQPIRIKYTQLLKNPRRPSLYFVNLIGIRVGRRVVDIPPKALAFNPSTGAGTIFDSGTVFTRLVEPAYVAVRNAFRRRVRVANVTSLGGFDTCYTVPIVAPTITFMFTGMNVTLPQENLLIHSTAGSITCLAMASAPDNVNSVLNVIANMQQQNHRVLFDVPNSRLGVARERCT; encoded by the exons ATGAAAACCCAAACTTTTTGTCTAGTTTTCCTCTTCATTTCGGTAGCACAAGGCCTGCATTCCAAATGTGACACCCAAGACCATGGCTCAACCCTCCAAGTGTTCCACATTTACAGTCAATGCTCACCCTTCAAACCCTCAAAGCCACTCTCATGGGAAGAGGATATGTTGTCAATGCTAGCCAAGGACCAGGCCAGGCTGCAATATTTGTCCAGCCTGGTGGCTGGGAAATCTGTGGTGCCCGTAGCTTCAGGCAGGCAGATTGTGCAAAGTCCAACCTATATCGTGAGGGCTAAAATAGGAACCCCACCTCAAACCATGCTCATGGCCATGGATACTAGCAATGATGCTGCTTGGATACCTTGTAATGGCTGCATTGGCTGCTCTTCTAAGGTTTTTAACACTGCTAAATCCACCACTTTCAACACCCTTGGCTGCCATGCAGCTCAATGCAAGCAG GTACCAAATCCCACTTGCGGTGGAAGCGCGTGCGTATTCAACATGACGTACGGCAGTTCATCAATAGCAGGAAACCTGTCGCGGGACACAGTGGTCCTAGCCACAGACCCTATCCCAAGCTACACATTTGGTTGTCTCCAAAAGACAACGGGGAAGTCAGTGCCACAACAGGGGCTATTGGGGTTGGGTAGAGGCCCATTGTCCCTTCTATCACAAACCCAACATTTGTACAAATCTACATTCTCATACTGCTTGCCTAGCTTTAGGTCACCAAACTTTTCTGGGTCATTGAGACTTGGGCCTAAAGGTCAGCCTATTAGGATCAAATACACCCAATTGTTGAAGAACCCTAGAAGACCCTCACTCTACTTCGTGAATTTGATTGGAATTAGGGTTGGAAGGAGGGTTGTCGATATCCCACCAAAGGCATTGGCTTTCAACCCTTCCACTGGTGCTGGGACCATCTTTGATTCTG GTACTGTTTTCACCCGGCTAGTAGAACCAGCCTACGTAGCCGTCCGGAACGCGTTCCGAAGGCGAGTTAGGGTGGCCAATGTGACATCCCTGGGAGGGTTCGACACATGTTACACGGTCCCCATCGTGGCGCCCACCATAACTTTCATGTTCACTGGCATGAACGTAACACTGCCACAAGAAAACCTACTAATCCACAGCACAGCAGGCAGCATAACATGCTTGGCAATGGCGTCGGCACCGGACAACGTGAACTCAGTGCTGAATGTGATAGCCAATATGCAGCAACAGAACCATCGTGTGCTTTTCGATGTGCCCAATTCGAGGTTGGGCGTGGCCCGTGAGCGCTGCACCTGA